One Mucilaginibacter ginkgonis genomic region harbors:
- a CDS encoding XdhC family protein: MTELQRLLLACDEQLKQGRQCALATVVQVEGSAYRRPGARMLITDTGQLTGTISGGCLEGDARRRALKVMQQGKPEIVIYDSLDLDDDLEQGAQLGCQGLVHVLIEPVETGDKAMELLRVAADANEPAVLTTFLKRQQPEDNSGAVMLVTAGAIFTQSELNKQLEALLTIEARQALARGQSVVQSLSIDGEEIEIFFENLKPAPQLTIYGAGNDVQPLLKLAVNLGWKVNIVDGRANLVTPERFPGAANLRCVKVGELEQGVDSFGFAVLMSHNYIYDLAVLKALINKPSVQYIGILGPKKKKDRMLDDLHNEGHIIPSGFVDKVFGPVGLNIGAEAAEEIAVAIMAELVTIRNGHPAGFLRDLDGPIHKPESVIAYAAR; this comes from the coding sequence ATGACCGAACTGCAGCGACTTTTATTGGCTTGCGACGAGCAACTAAAGCAAGGGCGGCAATGTGCGCTGGCTACAGTTGTGCAGGTAGAGGGTTCGGCCTATCGCAGGCCGGGTGCGCGTATGCTTATCACAGATACGGGCCAGCTTACGGGCACCATAAGCGGTGGTTGCCTGGAAGGCGATGCCCGCCGCAGGGCGCTGAAGGTAATGCAGCAAGGCAAGCCCGAAATTGTAATTTATGACAGCCTTGACCTGGACGATGACCTGGAACAAGGCGCCCAGCTAGGCTGCCAGGGGCTAGTACATGTGCTTATAGAGCCCGTTGAAACCGGTGATAAAGCAATGGAGTTGCTTCGGGTCGCTGCAGACGCGAATGAGCCGGCAGTGTTGACAACTTTCTTAAAGCGCCAGCAGCCGGAGGATAATTCAGGGGCGGTAATGCTTGTTACCGCAGGTGCAATCTTTACACAAAGCGAACTGAATAAGCAATTAGAAGCACTGCTAACTATTGAAGCAAGGCAGGCACTCGCCCGCGGGCAATCTGTAGTGCAAAGCCTTTCAATAGATGGAGAAGAAATAGAGATTTTCTTTGAAAATCTTAAACCGGCTCCACAGCTAACCATTTACGGTGCGGGTAATGACGTGCAGCCATTATTGAAGCTTGCTGTAAACTTAGGCTGGAAAGTGAATATCGTTGATGGCCGGGCAAACCTGGTCACACCTGAGCGATTTCCGGGCGCAGCCAATTTACGCTGTGTCAAAGTGGGTGAGTTAGAACAGGGAGTTGATAGCTTCGGTTTCGCTGTATTGATGAGCCATAATTACATTTATGACCTTGCCGTTTTAAAAGCACTCATCAATAAGCCTTCAGTTCAATACATCGGAATATTAGGGCCTAAGAAGAAGAAGGACAGAATGCTTGACGATTTGCACAACGAAGGCCATATCATTCCTTCCGGGTTTGTCGATAAGGTATTTGGCCCGGTTGGTTTAAATATAGGCGCAGAGGCTGCTGAGGAAATAGCAGTCGCGATTATGGCGGAGTTGGTAACAATAAGAAACGGGCACCCGGCAGGCTTTCTCCGCGATTTAGACGGCCCTATCCACAAGCCGGAATCGGTTATAGCTTATGCAGCCAGATAA
- a CDS encoding nucleotidyltransferase family protein, with translation MQPDNFTIVILAAGNSSRLGKPKQLLTYNNTILIGHEVQTAADSGCNEVVVVTGANHDQVATAISSEDVVVVENRNWQTGMASSVKAGVEFAMEGQSKGVLIMLCDQPLITSDHLKKLASTFTTNPDKIVATQYESVKGVPALFPERYFDKLTTLRGDQGARQLIADNGEDVIAIAFEGAALDIDTESDYRQLINLTSS, from the coding sequence ATGCAGCCAGATAACTTCACCATAGTCATCCTGGCGGCAGGTAACTCGTCCCGATTGGGAAAGCCAAAGCAATTGCTTACGTACAATAACACGATACTTATTGGTCACGAAGTCCAAACCGCGGCAGATAGCGGCTGCAATGAGGTTGTGGTGGTAACGGGTGCCAATCATGATCAAGTGGCAACGGCGATCTCGTCAGAAGATGTGGTTGTAGTTGAAAATAGGAACTGGCAAACTGGGATGGCGTCATCTGTAAAAGCAGGGGTTGAATTTGCAATGGAAGGTCAATCGAAAGGTGTTTTGATAATGCTCTGCGACCAGCCCCTCATCACATCAGACCACCTAAAGAAGCTTGCCTCGACGTTTACCACAAACCCGGACAAAATAGTGGCAACACAATATGAGTCGGTCAAAGGTGTTCCTGCACTATTCCCGGAACGTTACTTTGATAAGCTCACGACATTGCGCGGCGATCAGGGCGCAAGGCAATTAATCGCTGATAATGGAGAGGACGTCATCGCGATAGCTTTTGAAGGCGCGGCTTTAGACATAGATACCGAAAGCGACTATCGTCAACTCATCAATCTTACTTCATCTTAG
- a CDS encoding ThuA domain-containing protein, producing MKRCIFVGALLICLIGTSYATSVLVFSKTKGFHHASIPAGIEAIYKLGRENNFSVDTTTSADLFTADYLKKYDAVIFLNTTGDVLNDTQQVAFEVYIRNGHGYVGVHAASDTEYGWPWYGKLVGAYFTSHPNQQNATFHITDRNFIATKNLPEHWQRFDELYNFKDIQPDLHVLITIDESTYTGGTNGKFHPMSWYHNYDGGRAFYTALGHTDESYSDPLFLGHLLGGIKYAAKMK from the coding sequence ATGAAAAGGTGCATTTTTGTAGGCGCGCTTCTGATCTGCTTAATCGGCACTTCATACGCGACTTCCGTATTGGTGTTCAGCAAGACGAAAGGTTTTCACCATGCCTCGATACCGGCAGGTATAGAAGCAATCTATAAATTAGGCCGTGAGAATAATTTCTCTGTTGATACCACGACCAGCGCTGATCTTTTTACTGCCGACTATCTTAAAAAGTATGATGCAGTTATATTTTTAAACACTACGGGCGACGTACTGAACGATACGCAGCAGGTCGCGTTTGAGGTATACATTCGCAACGGACATGGTTATGTAGGTGTGCACGCCGCTTCAGACACGGAGTACGGCTGGCCATGGTATGGCAAACTTGTTGGCGCATACTTCACCAGTCACCCAAACCAGCAGAACGCAACGTTTCACATTACTGACCGGAATTTCATCGCCACAAAAAACCTGCCCGAGCATTGGCAACGGTTTGATGAGTTATATAACTTTAAAGACATTCAGCCTGACTTGCATGTGCTGATCACCATAGATGAGTCGACCTACACCGGTGGCACAAATGGCAAGTTTCATCCTATGAGCTGGTACCACAATTACGATGGCGGCCGTGCATTTTACACCGCCTTAGGCCACACCGACGAATCTTACAGCGACCCGCTCTTTCTTGGCCATTTGCTGGGTGGAATTAAATATGCTGCTAAGATGAAGTAA